A single region of the Nicotiana sylvestris chromosome 6, ASM39365v2, whole genome shotgun sequence genome encodes:
- the LOC104233243 gene encoding protein NOI4-like isoform X1, protein MSQEKGQPLPKFGEWDVNDPASAEGFTVIFNKARNEKKTGGNPESPSKADSNTKQAADPFKPQAKKWFCCMQSPHAES, encoded by the exons ATGTCG CAGGAGAAGGGTCAACCATTGCCTAAGTTTGGTGAGTGGGATGTCAATGACCCAGCTTCAGCAGAGGGATTCACGGTGATCTTCAACAAGGCCCGAAATGAGAAAAAAACAGGTGGCAATCCAGAATCACCTTCAAAGGCTGATTCCAATACAAAGCAAGCTGCAGACCCGTTCAAACCTCAAGCT aaaaaaTGGTTTTGCTGCATGCAAAGCCCCCATGCAGAATCCTGA
- the LOC104233243 gene encoding protein NOI4-like isoform X2, which translates to MSEKGQPLPKFGEWDVNDPASAEGFTVIFNKARNEKKTGGNPESPSKADSNTKQAADPFKPQAKKWFCCMQSPHAES; encoded by the exons ATGTCG GAGAAGGGTCAACCATTGCCTAAGTTTGGTGAGTGGGATGTCAATGACCCAGCTTCAGCAGAGGGATTCACGGTGATCTTCAACAAGGCCCGAAATGAGAAAAAAACAGGTGGCAATCCAGAATCACCTTCAAAGGCTGATTCCAATACAAAGCAAGCTGCAGACCCGTTCAAACCTCAAGCT aaaaaaTGGTTTTGCTGCATGCAAAGCCCCCATGCAGAATCCTGA